The Undibacterium cyanobacteriorum genomic sequence CGGAGGGAGCGTTCCCAGTTGTCGTAAAGTTGCATGTCCATGTGATTGTCAAAACGTATAAGTGGCTCGTCAACGCTATCGCTCTACTATCGCTCTAGGTCGATTTCAGCGATTTGTCGTGGCCTTTGCTAAAAATATCAAAGTCATCTGCGGCAAGTTGTGAATGGGCTGTTCCGGTTTGCTCACCGAATAGTTGTTCAACACCGCAGCCCGCTATTATCGCTTAAATCCTTTCGCTCTTACTAGATTCCTCGCTCGATGACGAAGAAATAAGCTTTTGCGACCATTTTGCGACTTTGTTACCAATCACGCGACGAGCGGTCGGTAATTTATTTGGCAAGCGTTGAGAGTGGCGCTACACTGAAATTGTGCCTCAAAGAAACAAGAAGCAAGACTGAACGCTTTACGATGAGCTAGACAAAATGTCGCTAGTCAAATGTCATGGAGTAGCATCAGTCGGCCTTACATTAAGGTAAAAAACAATAATGAGAGACAATCATGTCAGCCTATTATCCTGAAGCAGGCCAAAACGAATATCAGCATCATTATCAATTGCAAGATCATGCGCTAGGCCGACGCGTCTTGCGCTTTATGATGTGGGTGAGCCTGCCTTTGTTGTATGTTGATGCGGCAGTCATGGGCTTGCAGCATTTGACGCAAATTTTCGATCCGAAATGGCTGGCCTTAGCGGGTTTGCGGTTAGCGGTCTGCGCCTACGCATGGTGGATTTTGCAAGGCACAGGGAAACGCTCCGAAGGGAACCTCTTTCAACGCCATCTCTATGCTTGGGCGATCTTGAGTTTGTTGACACAAGTGGCGAGTAACTACTTGTCACCAACCACCTATCTCGCCCATTTCTTAATCGATGCATGGTTGTTGTTGATGATGAATTTAGTCTTGCCATTACGCGTGGCCTTGATTCGACAACTAGTGTATGCCTACTTCTTCGCTTGTTTGGCAATCGCCTTTGCGAAACAATTCCCGGCCGTGGTCTATCAATTTATGGTGGTCGCGATCTTGATTGTGAGTGCCTATAGTGGGCAAACTATTGCGCGCCATTTGCATCACTATCGCTTGAAATTGCTCAGTGCTGAATTGGAATTGCAACGCCGTGAAACGACTGATCCACTGACCGGCATTGCGAATCGTCGTGAATTTTTGCGCGTTTCGGAAAATGAATTGCAGCGCCATGCACGCTTGGGTAAAACTTTGTCTTTATTGGTGATCGACTTAAATCATTTGCAGCAAATCAATTTGAATCATGGAGCAAATGTCGGCGACATGGTGTTGACCGAGGTCAGTAGCCGCATTAAGCGAGCCACGCGCGGTTATGATTGCGTGGCGCGCTATGGTACCGAAGAGTTTTGTGTCTTACTTCCAGAGGCTGGTGAAGAGGTCGCAGCGCGGATCGCTGAACGTACCCAGCGCACCATCGAAGCGATACCGGTCGCCGCTGCGGGAAAAGAATTGAAGGTCAGTGCCGCGGTAGGCTTTGCGACCATGCAGGCTGGCGAAAATATAGAGCAAATGTTGCGGCGCGCCGAGGCGGGTTTGATCGACATCGTGCGCCATGAAGATGAGGCGCAGTTACAAACATCTCCTGTGTTCGCTTGAATTTTGAAAAGGAACGAAGAGCTGATTTATCAAGCTCTTCTTTACCGACCTCTGCCGATTGTTCGCCACCTACTTCAATTCAGTCTCAAGAAATTTCCACACCGTTTCATCACTCATCGCCGCGACATTAATACGCATCCGTGTTGAGGGAAGTTGGTGCGGTGAGAACAAACTGCCGGGCGCAATCAATATGCCATTTTCTAGCGCTTTCTCGGTGAGCGGCAGCGTGTCAATACCCGTGTCGACCCATAGAAACATGCCTGCTGGTGTGCGATATTCCACGCTCATGCCCATGCGCTCTAAACGAGAGGTCACATCATGGCGCGCACTGTCGAGCTTGCTGCGGATGCGATCCACGTGTTTGCGGTAGTGGCCTTCAGACAGAATTTTATGCACCACGCGTTCGCAGATCTCATTGGTGGTGAGGGTGGAGAGCATCTTACGATCGGCGAAGCGGATTGCGTTTTGTGGCGAGGTTGCGATGAAGCCGACACGCAAATTCGCGGCCAAGGTTTTGGAAAAGCCGCCAAGGTAGATCACGCGGTTGAGTTGATCGAGTGCGCCCAAACGTGTGGCTGGTTGTACCGCCGAGCCTGGATGCATATCGCAATACACATCGTCTTCCACAATCATGAAGTCATGCAGTTCCGCTGTTTTTAAGACTTGAAACGCTTTGGAAGCAGAGAGCGAACTCGAAGTTGGATTGTGTAAAACGGAATGAATAATGTAGAGCTTGGGCTTATGGAGGGCAGCGAGTTCCGCTAACTTCGCTACATCGGGGCCATCGTGTAAGCGAGGTATCCCGATCACTTTGGCACCGAGCGTGGCAAAGGTACCGAACATTAAAAACCAAGCAGGATCATCGACGAAAATCGTGTCACCGGGTTGCACGAACTCACTTGCTACCAAATCGAGCGCTTGCGTGACACCATTGGTCGTGACGATTTGTTCAGGTGCCGCGGCGATTTCGATTTCGGCCAACTTTAATTGCAGTTGTTGGCGCAGTGGCAGGAAGCCTTGTTGCGTGCCGTAATGCAGTAATAGATTTTGGTTGAGACGGCTGACCGCCCGTAAGCCATTGGCGACTAATTCACCATCGAGCCACTCATGTGGCAAGAGACCCGAGCCCGGCATTTTATTGGGTGGCAATTGACGAA encodes the following:
- a CDS encoding aminotransferase-like domain-containing protein → MTFPQGATMPKPANLGNSPMVSRESGGSLVEQIVRSVACRIDDKLLRTGSRMPSIRQFADEQKVSRFTVVEAYDRLVANGYLESRRGSGFFVRERASLLNNLSPVAQPLPTSQQPDVVWLIRNMFRQLPPNKMPGSGLLPHEWLDGELVANGLRAVSRLNQNLLLHYGTQQGFLPLRQQLQLKLAEIEIAAAPEQIVTTNGVTQALDLVASEFVQPGDTIFVDDPAWFLMFGTFATLGAKVIGIPRLHDGPDVAKLAELAALHKPKLYIIHSVLHNPTSSSLSASKAFQVLKTAELHDFMIVEDDVYCDMHPGSAVQPATRLGALDQLNRVIYLGGFSKTLAANLRVGFIATSPQNAIRFADRKMLSTLTTNEICERVVHKILSEGHYRKHVDRIRSKLDSARHDVTSRLERMGMSVEYRTPAGMFLWVDTGIDTLPLTEKALENGILIAPGSLFSPHQLPSTRMRINVAAMSDETVWKFLETELK
- a CDS encoding GGDEF domain-containing protein, with the translated sequence MSAYYPEAGQNEYQHHYQLQDHALGRRVLRFMMWVSLPLLYVDAAVMGLQHLTQIFDPKWLALAGLRLAVCAYAWWILQGTGKRSEGNLFQRHLYAWAILSLLTQVASNYLSPTTYLAHFLIDAWLLLMMNLVLPLRVALIRQLVYAYFFACLAIAFAKQFPAVVYQFMVVAILIVSAYSGQTIARHLHHYRLKLLSAELELQRRETTDPLTGIANRREFLRVSENELQRHARLGKTLSLLVIDLNHLQQINLNHGANVGDMVLTEVSSRIKRATRGYDCVARYGTEEFCVLLPEAGEEVAARIAERTQRTIEAIPVAAAGKELKVSAAVGFATMQAGENIEQMLRRAEAGLIDIVRHEDEAQLQTSPVFA